The genomic stretch TGAGTCATTATGTTTTGGTTGTTTATAGACATGCCTTTGCTACTGCAGCTATTGCTCCTTTTGCTCTTGTTCTTGAAAGGTATAATATAATTGCCCACAAGAAAATAGTTAAAACTTCTATTACCATTCTTGATTTATCTTGCTGTAAAATGAAAATAATGCTAAGTCtttaaattttctttgttttgtacAGAAAACTCAGACCAAAGATGACTTTCATGATGTTCTTGCAAATTTTTGTATTGGGCCTTCTAGGGTGAGTGTCTCTCTCTCTATGTCCTATTTATGAAACTCAAATCTCAGATTTTCTACATAAGTTTAAGTTTTATACACTGACTTGAATAAACAATATATTTATACGATCAAGTCACTTCCAAAGTAGTTactgataacatgataaaaatgATAATTAATGTGTTATCGCATGTTAAACTATACTGATAACGGAAAGAAATCTTAAACGATTAGTTTATATAGCTTAAAtcttttttttacttatttaaaaaaatttaaacctATGATTTGATTCAATCAGGCCAGTGATTGATCAAAACTTCTACTATATGGGACTTAAGTTTACATCTCCAACATTCTCATGTGCCATGAGCAACATGCTTCCTGCAATGACATTTGTCATGGCTGTCCTCTGCAGGTACATATATACAAATATCTTCAATTTAATATTTCTTAATTATTATTCTACTCTTTTTCCAAAATTTTGAACTAATAAACAAAGAATGAATTCAGAATGGAGAAGGTGCATATAAAGAAGTTGAGATGCCAAGCAAAAGTTGTGGGTACTATAGTGACAGTGGCTGGAGCCATGTTGATGACATTGTACAAAGGACATGTTATTAATTTGGTTTGGTCAAATAATATCCATACAAATACTTCTAATGTTCCTGAAtccaatgaacctactgataaaGATTGGCTTAAAGGTTCAATCCTTCTAATTCTTGCCACTTTTGCATGGGCTTCTTTCTTTATACTTCAGGTATGTAATATATATAcactaattattatttttaaatagttGTGGAATAGTTGTTGTTAATGTATTTTTGTCTGATGTTTTGTGACAGAATGTTACAATGAGGAAATACACTGCTCCACTTTCTCTAACTGCACTTGTTTGCTTTATGGGAACTCTGCAATCAATTGCTGTCACCTTAGTGATGGAACATAAAGCTTCTGCTTGGGCTATTGGTTTTGACATGAATCTTCTTGCTGCTGCCTATGCTGTATGTTCCTTTCTTTATTCCTCATCCCTCGTATAAATTCTAATAAAAAGGACATCTCGGTACACGAAGTATCCCGCTTTCACGCAGGGTTCGAAGGACCCTCATCCCAAGACGTGTGATGTAGACAGCCTGCTCTGATGCAAACATTGAATCCATGAGTCGACCCCATGACCTATAGgacacggagacaactttactGTTGCTCCAAGAATCCCCTTTCTGTAAATAAGGGATTCAAAAAATTGCAAGAATATTACACCTTAGTAGTAGAGCCACCTTGCCACTTCACTAGAATATTCTCTTATGTCAAGGGAATTCAacaattcatatatatatatatatatagaagaaTTGTCTTAACCCTATTTGGACAGTATAACCATTCGACAAAGGCGATTCAATTGAACCTCCTTCGGATCATGTgtctctgccccttctcatcctAAAACCAACAACCATTGAGAATGACAAAATATAATTATGGATATTGTTTTACCAAATTTCAGGGTATTGTATCATCAAGTCTTGCATACTATGTTCAAGGTCTTGTAATGGAGAAAAGAGGACCTGTCTTTGTCACTGCTTTCAGTCCCTTGATGATGATCATTGTTGCTATTATGGGCTctttcattcttgctgaaaaaatCTATCTTGGAGGGTAAGTTTAACTTTCTATGTCATACTCTCTCTGGTCCATTTTACATGTCCGTATTTATTTTTCAGTCTGTTCTAAAAGGAATGACATGTTTTATATTTTTGGGTTTCAGTGTGCTAGGAGCAGTGCTAATTGTGGCTGGACTATACTCAGTTTTATGGGGAAAATACAAGGAATACAAGGAGAAAGAAATTGAGGCTGCAATTCCTGAACCAGTGAAAGGAATTACAGAGAACAACCAAATGATGAGGTTAGAAGATAGAGAAGTAAATGACATAGAAATGCAAAGCAGTGCAGTAGCGATTAGTGTTCCAATGTCACAGCCTCCAATGTTGGCTAAGGAAGCACCAAAAGCTTGAGTTAAGTTGTGAAAAAAGAAAGACGAAAAAAAAAACACAATAAAAACAGAGTTTATGAGGTGGTTTAAGGAAGAATTAGAAGAGGGTATTTTGCTTTATTCCCCTTTTCTGTTATGGGCCGGGTAAATAATGGAGGTGCTATGTAATTTTTCGGCGTTATCTTTATACTAATTCCAGAGTATTTGATGGGAAAATGTAGTCTTActaccaattactaactactttTTCTGGAGAATATTGAATTATTATGGCAAGGTTTACATCTATTTACTGGAATTATTATGTCAAATTCTTTTATTTTAACTTTACGTCTGTATGGACCATTGGATGCCATATTATTTCTCTTGGCAAACCACAGCAGACTTGACGGAATGGGTTATGATTCAGACGCCTGATTTATTCAAGTTCGGATTCGAATACTAAGTTGATAAAATATTTGTAGTTTTAACAAAAATTTAAACAAGTGAATAGAAATATTAATGAACTATGTCAATTGTTCTTTATTCTTCAATTGTATTATCACTgatatttcttttactttggtaTCGTTACTATTTTGCTGTCattacttttcttttgtttttttagtattttcatcttagtttttttcttttttattttattttatatttttcattgattttgaaaACTCTTTTCTTGAGCGGATAGTCTATCAGAAACAATTTTTCTACCTCACGCAAGATAGAGGAGATATGTGTATACCTCATCCCCTCAGACCCTACTCGTGAAATTGGGTAAAATA from Nicotiana sylvestris chromosome 12, ASM39365v2, whole genome shotgun sequence encodes the following:
- the LOC104238285 gene encoding WAT1-related protein At5g07050-like, whose amino-acid sequence is MENKAGCLSSFFQRAKPYIAMISLQFGYAGMNVITKVSLNGGMSHYVLVVYRHAFATAAIAPFALVLERKLRPKMTFMMFLQIFVLGLLGPVIDQNFYYMGLKFTSPTFSCAMSNMLPAMTFVMAVLCRMEKVHIKKLRCQAKVVGTIVTVAGAMLMTLYKGHVINLVWSNNIHTNTSNVPESNEPTDKDWLKGSILLILATFAWASFFILQNVTMRKYTAPLSLTALVCFMGTLQSIAVTLVMEHKASAWAIGFDMNLLAAAYAGIVSSSLAYYVQGLVMEKRGPVFVTAFSPLMMIIVAIMGSFILAEKIYLGGVLGAVLIVAGLYSVLWGKYKEYKEKEIEAAIPEPVKGITENNQMMRLEDREVNDIEMQSSAVAISVPMSQPPMLAKEAPKA